One segment of Argiope bruennichi chromosome 11, qqArgBrue1.1, whole genome shotgun sequence DNA contains the following:
- the LOC129956675 gene encoding THAP domain-containing protein 2-like encodes MPFTCCVPNCKGNYKTGPKVSVFNFPKDGNLRKRWIATIHRKDFEPSKVCELHFVEDDFVKEARGLDINTGKVLTAPLGIKKLKEEAFPTVFCGYPNYFQVPKNQRDCSEEKREEREQSALIQAIENSIKENEIYEKWSFGSLEELDLKCRSINLLTDILSTCVKVFEEEPKDDVLNSVKDALQIMMHSDKDPFF; translated from the exons atgcCATTCACTTGTTGTGTACCCAACtgtaaaggaaattataaaactgGGCCCaaagtttcagtttttaatttcccGAAAGATGGGAATCTACGAAAACGGTGGATTGCCACCATTCACAGAAAGGATTTTGAACCCAGCAAG GTGTGTGAGCTGCATTTTGTAGAAGATGATTTTGTCAAAGAAGCTCGTGGGCTCGACATAAACACAGGTAAAGTGCTTACCGCACCATtgggtattaaaaaattaaaggaggaGGCATTCCCTACAGTTTTTTGTGGATAtccaaattattttcaagttcCTAAGAACCAGAGAGATTGTTCCGAAGAAAAGAGAGAGGAAAGAGAGCAGTCAGCTCTCATTCAGGCTATTGAGAACagcattaaagaaaatgaaatatatgaaaagtgGTCATTTGGCTCTTTGGAAGAACTTGATTTGAAG TGTCGAAGTATTAATTTACTTACCGATATTCTTTCAACTTGTGTTAAAGTGTTTGAAGAAGAGCCAAAAGATGATGTTTTGAATTCTGTTAAAGATGCGCTTCAGATCATGATGCATAGTGATAAAGatccttttttctaa